The stretch of DNA CGGGCCACCCCGGCGAAGTCGCCGACCCGGATGTGCCGGTCGATGGCCACCTTGACGAAATACGGCCCGGCCAGGTCGGCGGCCGCCGCCAGCAACAGCAGGGCCACCGAGCCCGCCACCGCGCCCCGGTAGGGACGGACGTAGCGGAGCAGCCGCCGCATCAGGCGCGCGTCGTAGGCCTTGCCCAGGATGTCGTCGTCGGGCGGCAGCACGCTCACACGGGGTCCACCTCGGTCTCCTCCAGCTCCTGCTCCAGCAGCTGCTTGTGGTACAGGTCGGCGTACAGGCCGCCCCGGGCCAGCAGCTGCTCGTGGGTGCCCTGCTCCACGATCCGCCCGCCGTCCAGGACCACGATCTGGTCCGCGTGGCGCACGGTGGAAATCCGATGGGAGATCAGGATGCACGTGCGGGACGCGATCACCTCCCGCAGGGCGGAGAGGATCGCCTCCTCGGTGTGGGTGTCCACGCTGCTGAAGGCGTCGTCCAGGATCAGGATGCGGGGATCGCGGGCCACCGCCCGCGCCAGGGCGACGCGCTGCTTCTGGCCGCCCGACAGGGTGACGCCCCGCTCGCCCACCACCGTGTCGTAGCCGTGGGGGAACTCCGCCACGTCGGCGTCCAGGTGGGCGATCCGGGCCGCCCGCCGCACGATGGTGTCGTCGACGGCGTCCAGGCCGTAGGCGATGTTCTCCCGCAGGGTGTCCGAGAACAGGAAGGGGTCCTGGGTCACCATGCCGATCTGGCGCCGCAGGTCGCCCAGCCGGTACCGGCGCACGTCCACGCCGTCCACCAGGACCTCGCCCCGCGTGGGGTCCAGCAGCCGGGGGATCAGCGCCACCAGGGTGCTCTTGCCCGACCCCGTCGGACCCACCACTGCCAGGGTGGTCCCGGCGGGGATGCGCAGGGAGACATCCTGCAGGGCCGGCACGCCGTCGAAGACCACGCTGACCCGGCGGAACTCGATCTCCCCCCGGGCGGCGGGCAGGGGGCGGGCGTCAGGAGGGTCGGCGATCCGGGGCCGCTGGCGCAGGATCTCCTCCAGGCGGGCCATGGACGCGCGCCCGCGCTGCATCAGGTTGACCACCCACCCCAGGGCCACCATGGGCCAGGACAGCTGGGTCAGGTAGCCCACGAACTGGACGAACTGCCCCAGGGTGATGCGCCCGGCCACCACCGCCTGCCCGCCCTGCCACAGCAGCACCACCGCCGCCAGGCCCAGGAAGAAGCTCATCAGCGGCCACAGGGCCCCCTCGGTCCGGATCACCGCCAGGTTGCGGCGGATGTACTCGCGGTTGAGCTCGGCGAACGCCTCGATCTCGTAGGGTTCCTGGGCAAAGGCCTTGACCACCCGGATGCCGGAGAAGTTCTCCTGGGCGCGGGTGGACAGCCGGCTGAACTGCTCCTGGGCGGCCTCATACTGCCGGTGGATCACGGGACCCAGGACAACGAAGGTCAGGCTCACCAGGGGCAGGATGACCATCAGGTAGAGGGTCAGGCGGATGTCGATGGACAGCATGAAGCCCACCGCGATGGCCGCCAGGACCACCGTGTTGGACACGTGCATGAGCCCCGGGCCGATGAACCGCTGCACCGCCGACAGGTCGCTGACCGCCCGGGTCATGAGGTCGCCGGTGCGGGTGTGCTGGAAGAACCCGGGGTGCAGGCGCTGCAGGTGGGCGAAGAAGTCGTTGCGGATCTCGGCCTCGATGCGCCGGGACGCGCCCAGGATCTGCATCCGCCACAGGTAGCGCAGGATCCACGCCAGCAGGTGCAGCCCCACCAGGGCGGCCGCATACCGCAGCAGGACGGTCCCGCCGGCTCCGGCGGCGATGGCATCCACTCCCAGGCGCAGGACCAGCGGGTCGAGCATCAGCAGGCCCGACGCCAGCGTGCCCACCACAAATCCGGCGACGTACGATCGGGCGTGTCGTCGCAGATAGGACCGCAGCCTGGGGCTCATGGGGTCCGTGAGCCGCGCGGCCTCCCGCCACCAGACGGACGGCGGCGCGCAGCGCGCAGCCTTTTGATTATACGGGCGGCCGCCGGCGGCGGCAAACCGCCGGCGTCATGCGGAGCGGGGCCAGGTGCCGAAGCGCAGCAGGACTCCCAGCGCGTGCAGGGACACATCCACGTCGTGGTCCGGGCCATCGTCACTCGCCCACCCGCCGCCGGGGCGCTGCCAGGCCAGCAGTCGGCGGATCCCGTCGGCCACCAGCCCGTCGGACGCCGGCACCCCCGCCACGTGGAGCACCGCGAGGGCATCGGCCTGGAGGGCGGGAGACCACGCCTCGTCGGGAAGCCGGCGCACCGCGTCCGCCGCGGCTGGCGACACCCCG from Armatimonadota bacterium encodes:
- a CDS encoding ABC transporter ATP-binding protein, which gives rise to MSPRLRSYLRRHARSYVAGFVVGTLASGLLMLDPLVLRLGVDAIAAGAGGTVLLRYAAALVGLHLLAWILRYLWRMQILGASRRIEAEIRNDFFAHLQRLHPGFFQHTRTGDLMTRAVSDLSAVQRFIGPGLMHVSNTVVLAAIAVGFMLSIDIRLTLYLMVILPLVSLTFVVLGPVIHRQYEAAQEQFSRLSTRAQENFSGIRVVKAFAQEPYEIEAFAELNREYIRRNLAVIRTEGALWPLMSFFLGLAAVVLLWQGGQAVVAGRITLGQFVQFVGYLTQLSWPMVALGWVVNLMQRGRASMARLEEILRQRPRIADPPDARPLPAARGEIEFRRVSVVFDGVPALQDVSLRIPAGTTLAVVGPTGSGKSTLVALIPRLLDPTRGEVLVDGVDVRRYRLGDLRRQIGMVTQDPFLFSDTLRENIAYGLDAVDDTIVRRAARIAHLDADVAEFPHGYDTVVGERGVTLSGGQKQRVALARAVARDPRILILDDAFSSVDTHTEEAILSALREVIASRTCILISHRISTVRHADQIVVLDGGRIVEQGTHEQLLARGGLYADLYHKQLLEQELEETEVDPV